A portion of the Micromonospora tarapacensis genome contains these proteins:
- a CDS encoding thiamine pyrophosphate-binding protein → MSAEMSLSPINALLHVLSDEGVDRVFGNPGTTELPIIHALRGTADIHYVLALQEASAVAMADGYARATQRPAFVNLHVAAGLANGMVGLLNASRSRTPLVVTAGQQDRRHLAQDPMLSGDLVAMARPVVKHAFDVQHAADLPLLLRRAFATAVRPPAGPVFLSLPMDLLAETEPVQVPKRSLMAPAAAAGSLNEAARLLAAARAPAVVAGDGVGRDDAVADLVAVAEALGAVTYHQPMYDGINFPGTHPLYAGMLPARHADIRRLLADHDVVLIVGCRAFTPHHYTPGPPIPTGTVVVQLDSDPAEPGRNFPVALGLVGGIRRSLRELAQHVNAQRPGCDPPDTTAVRSRIAEARATTDRRARDSYGKAPLDPLAAAHALANGLPAETVVVEEAITTGLRLRSVLRQDRPRSYVHTVGGGLGSGIGMAIGSRLGDPTRPVVAVLGDGCAMFGLQGLWSAARYGVPVTFVVMNNGEYRTLKETHDAMYGPAPDRIPYVGLDIGPPALDFRRAADFFGIDTLRAHSTDELAAVVAEADERDRPLLVDVPLRAHGEDVPDPAAEGADR, encoded by the coding sequence GTGAGCGCGGAGATGAGCCTGTCGCCGATCAACGCGCTGCTGCACGTGCTCAGCGACGAGGGCGTCGACCGGGTGTTCGGCAACCCCGGCACGACCGAACTGCCGATCATCCACGCGCTCCGAGGTACCGCCGACATCCACTACGTGCTGGCGTTGCAGGAGGCGTCCGCGGTCGCGATGGCCGACGGGTACGCACGCGCCACCCAGCGCCCCGCGTTCGTCAACCTGCACGTCGCGGCCGGGCTGGCCAACGGCATGGTCGGCTTGCTCAACGCCAGCCGGTCCCGTACCCCGCTCGTGGTGACCGCCGGCCAGCAGGACCGACGCCACCTGGCTCAGGATCCGATGCTCTCCGGCGACCTGGTGGCGATGGCCCGACCGGTCGTCAAGCACGCCTTCGACGTCCAGCACGCGGCGGACCTGCCGCTCCTGCTGCGCCGGGCCTTCGCCACCGCGGTCCGTCCACCGGCCGGACCGGTGTTCCTCTCGTTGCCGATGGATCTGCTCGCCGAGACCGAGCCCGTGCAGGTGCCGAAGCGATCTCTCATGGCACCGGCTGCTGCGGCGGGCAGCCTGAACGAGGCGGCCCGCCTGCTGGCCGCGGCCCGTGCGCCGGCGGTCGTGGCCGGTGACGGGGTGGGCCGGGACGACGCCGTGGCCGACCTCGTCGCCGTGGCCGAGGCACTCGGTGCGGTCACCTACCACCAGCCCATGTACGACGGGATCAACTTCCCGGGAACACATCCGCTGTACGCCGGTATGCTCCCGGCGCGCCACGCCGACATCCGGCGGCTGCTGGCAGACCACGACGTCGTGCTGATCGTGGGCTGTCGCGCCTTCACCCCGCACCACTACACGCCTGGCCCACCGATCCCAACCGGAACCGTCGTCGTGCAACTCGACAGCGACCCGGCCGAGCCCGGCCGAAACTTCCCTGTTGCGCTCGGGTTGGTCGGCGGCATCCGGCGCAGCCTCCGCGAACTCGCCCAGCACGTGAACGCACAGCGACCCGGGTGCGATCCGCCGGACACCACCGCCGTGCGCAGCCGCATCGCCGAGGCGCGAGCCACCACCGACCGCCGAGCCCGTGACAGCTACGGCAAGGCGCCACTGGATCCACTGGCCGCCGCGCACGCGCTGGCCAACGGACTGCCTGCCGAAACCGTGGTGGTGGAGGAGGCGATCACCACCGGGCTGCGGCTGCGCAGCGTCCTCCGCCAGGATCGACCTCGTTCCTACGTGCACACGGTCGGCGGTGGCCTCGGAAGTGGAATCGGCATGGCGATCGGCAGCCGGCTGGGTGACCCGACCCGACCGGTCGTCGCGGTACTCGGCGACGGCTGCGCGATGTTCGGGCTTCAGGGTCTGTGGAGCGCGGCCCGCTACGGCGTGCCGGTCACGTTCGTGGTGATGAACAACGGTGAGTACCGAACGTTGAAGGAGACCCACGACGCCATGTACGGGCCGGCACCGGATCGCATCCCCTATGTCGGACTGGACATCGGCCCACCGGCGCTGGACTTTCGCCGGGCGGCGGACTTCTTCGGCATCGACACACTCCGCGCCCACAGCACCGATGAACTCGCCGCCGTAGTCGCCGAGGCTGACGAGCGCGACCGTCCCCTACTGGTGGACGTCCCCTTACGCGCCCATGGTGAGGACGTTCCCGACCCCGCCGCAGAAGGAGCCGACCGATGA
- the dpgD gene encoding enoyl-CoA-hydratase DpgD, with translation MERIRYDKRDHVAYVTINRPAVLNALDLLAHEELGQVWDDVEGDDDVWVVVLTGSGDRAFCVGQDLKELAERTGRGAPPKSFGSEGLAGHPRLTERFTFSKPVVARVNGYALGGGFELALACDIVVAAAHATFGLPEVRLGQIAGAGGVFRLTRQAPFKVAMGHLLTGRELSAARAYELGLVNEVVPAERLDACVDGWVADLLRCAPLSVRATKQAASASAHLSLNEAFAARYPWEERRLRSVDTVEGPRAFTEKRPPRWTGE, from the coding sequence ATGGAACGCATCAGGTACGACAAGCGAGACCACGTCGCCTACGTGACGATCAACCGCCCGGCCGTGCTCAACGCGCTGGACCTGCTCGCTCACGAGGAGCTGGGACAGGTCTGGGACGACGTCGAAGGCGACGACGACGTCTGGGTAGTGGTGCTGACCGGTAGCGGTGACCGCGCGTTCTGCGTAGGTCAGGACCTGAAGGAGTTGGCGGAACGCACGGGTCGTGGCGCGCCACCGAAGTCGTTCGGCAGTGAAGGGCTTGCCGGCCATCCGCGGCTGACCGAGCGCTTCACGTTCAGCAAGCCGGTTGTCGCGCGGGTCAACGGCTACGCGCTCGGCGGCGGCTTCGAACTCGCCCTCGCCTGCGACATCGTCGTGGCCGCCGCACATGCCACGTTCGGGCTTCCGGAGGTACGGCTCGGGCAGATCGCCGGCGCCGGCGGCGTGTTCCGGCTTACCCGGCAGGCACCGTTCAAGGTGGCGATGGGTCATCTGCTGACCGGTCGGGAGCTGTCCGCCGCCCGCGCCTACGAACTCGGGCTCGTCAACGAGGTCGTTCCGGCCGAGCGGCTGGACGCTTGCGTCGACGGGTGGGTCGCCGACCTGCTGCGCTGCGCCCCCTTGTCGGTACGAGCGACGAAGCAGGCCGCCAGTGCCTCTGCTCATCTGTCCCTGAACGAGGCGTTCGCAGCCCGCTACCCGTGGGAGGAGCGGCGGCTGCGTAGCGTCGACACCGTTGAGGGCCCACGCGCGTTCACGGAGAAGCGACCACCCCGCTGGACCGGTGAGTAG
- the dpgC gene encoding (3,5-dihydroxyphenyl)acetyl-CoA 1,2-dioxygenase DpgC has product MSSVLTDVPAFTGELARDSRLLAEHAEAGEAALRRLPPTPARDAAQAHTAADVHRHCRSARRRFLEMHVAAVYDAVTGDDEDHRPLTVLALEVADRFPGLVPDATRLAEERGRRQADKEGREIDQGLLFQALLAHDRTGTHLMRTLLRPTAAARRLLDDLQRTARTVLPTVTLERRDGVAHLTVHNLDCLNAEDDQLAEDMETAIDLALLDPTVRVGVLRGAPMTHPAYHGRRVFSAGLNLRHLQAGRISFAGFLMRRELGYVNKLIRGLHTGDATPREIPWIAAVDTFAIGGGTQLLLAVDWVVIAADAYLSLPAAQEGIVPGVAGLRLGRRVGGGVARQILLTGRKLWAGEPDCALLCDEVADPRDMDRAVAAAADRLDNPAVVANRAMLNLAEEPPDVFRRFVAEFAWRQVLRLYSADVLAKADGAWSRSARTAA; this is encoded by the coding sequence ATGAGCAGCGTCCTGACGGACGTACCTGCGTTCACCGGGGAGCTTGCCCGTGACAGCCGGCTGTTGGCCGAACACGCCGAGGCCGGCGAGGCGGCCCTGCGGAGGCTGCCACCAACGCCCGCACGCGACGCTGCGCAGGCACATACCGCAGCCGATGTCCACCGGCACTGCCGCTCGGCGCGCCGCCGATTCCTGGAGATGCACGTGGCCGCGGTCTACGACGCGGTCACCGGCGACGACGAAGATCACCGGCCACTGACCGTCCTGGCACTGGAGGTCGCGGACCGCTTCCCCGGCCTGGTACCGGATGCCACCCGGCTGGCCGAGGAACGTGGGCGGCGGCAGGCTGACAAGGAGGGCCGCGAGATCGACCAGGGCCTCCTGTTCCAGGCGTTGCTGGCGCACGACCGGACGGGCACGCACCTCATGCGTACGCTCCTGCGGCCGACCGCCGCCGCGCGGAGACTGCTCGACGACCTCCAGCGCACGGCACGCACCGTCCTGCCCACGGTGACGCTGGAGCGCCGCGACGGAGTGGCTCACCTGACCGTCCATAACCTCGATTGCCTCAATGCCGAGGACGATCAGCTCGCCGAGGACATGGAGACCGCCATCGACCTGGCGTTGCTCGATCCGACCGTCCGGGTGGGCGTGCTTCGCGGCGCGCCGATGACCCATCCGGCCTATCATGGCCGCCGGGTGTTCAGTGCCGGGCTCAACCTGCGGCACCTGCAAGCCGGGCGGATCTCCTTCGCAGGTTTCCTGATGCGCCGTGAGCTCGGCTACGTCAACAAGCTCATCCGCGGCCTGCACACCGGCGACGCCACGCCGCGGGAGATCCCCTGGATCGCCGCGGTCGACACATTCGCCATCGGCGGTGGCACCCAGTTGCTGCTGGCGGTGGATTGGGTCGTGATCGCGGCGGATGCCTACCTCAGCCTGCCCGCCGCTCAGGAGGGCATCGTGCCCGGAGTGGCGGGTCTGCGGCTGGGCCGCAGGGTCGGCGGTGGAGTGGCCCGACAGATCCTGCTCACCGGCCGCAAGTTGTGGGCCGGCGAGCCTGACTGCGCGCTGCTGTGCGACGAGGTGGCGGACCCACGCGACATGGACCGCGCGGTTGCCGCTGCGGCCGACCGCCTCGACAATCCCGCCGTCGTCGCCAACCGCGCGATGCTCAACCTCGCCGAGGAGCCCCCGGACGTGTTCCGCCGCTTCGTCGCCGAGTTCGCGTGGCGCCAGGTTCTGCGCCTGTACAGCGCGGACGTACTCGCCAAGGCCGACGGGGCGTGGTCACGATCGGCAAGGACGGCGGCGTGA
- a CDS encoding benzaldehyde dehydrogenase encodes MNGTDLAARARRTMAGGTVDVVEPATGAVLTTVGLADETDVDRAVRTAQEAQPAWSATPPNKRAAVLRRAARLLERDRAEIAEWLVREGGAVRGKAAVEIDSVLDELWVAAALPTQPHGQLMPSEDDRQSIARRVPLGVVGVIAPWNFPLLLATRAVAPALALGNAVVLKPDQQTPISGGFALAHLFAEAGLPEGLLHVLPGDAGPGAALVAHPDVPMIAFTGSTAVGRLVGETAGRLLKRASLELGGNNAFVVLADADLDLAASAGAWGSFNHQGQICMAAGRHVVVADVVEGYTERLARRADKLAVGDPWRLDPDLGPIVNHAQLNRVAEIVAESVRQGARIRAGGTHDGLFYRPTVLDNVTPDMPVFTEEIFGPVAPVIVADDEDDAVRLANATPYGLVAAVQTRGPARGLAVAGRLKTGIVHVNDQTVADNAFVPFGGRGASGNGTRYGAGHSWDEFTQWQWLTVCETTRPGPF; translated from the coding sequence ATGAACGGGACAGACCTCGCCGCGCGCGCCCGCCGCACGATGGCCGGCGGCACCGTCGATGTGGTGGAACCGGCCACCGGCGCCGTACTGACCACTGTCGGATTGGCCGACGAGACGGACGTCGACCGGGCGGTCAGGACGGCACAGGAGGCCCAGCCGGCCTGGTCGGCCACCCCGCCGAACAAGCGGGCCGCGGTGCTGCGCCGCGCCGCCCGCCTGTTGGAGCGGGACCGGGCGGAGATCGCCGAGTGGCTCGTACGCGAGGGCGGCGCCGTCCGCGGCAAGGCCGCGGTTGAGATCGACTCGGTCCTTGACGAGCTGTGGGTGGCCGCAGCGCTACCGACGCAACCGCACGGGCAGCTCATGCCGTCGGAGGACGACCGGCAGAGCATCGCCCGACGGGTGCCCCTCGGCGTCGTCGGTGTCATCGCGCCGTGGAACTTTCCGCTCCTACTGGCCACTCGCGCGGTCGCTCCCGCACTCGCCCTCGGAAATGCGGTAGTGCTGAAACCCGACCAGCAGACGCCGATCAGTGGCGGGTTCGCGCTGGCACACCTGTTCGCCGAGGCGGGCCTCCCCGAAGGTCTCCTGCACGTACTGCCCGGCGACGCCGGCCCCGGCGCGGCCCTGGTTGCGCACCCCGACGTCCCCATGATCGCATTCACCGGGTCGACGGCGGTTGGTCGGCTCGTCGGCGAGACCGCCGGGCGACTACTGAAACGTGCCTCTCTCGAGCTTGGAGGAAACAACGCGTTCGTGGTGCTTGCCGATGCGGATCTCGACCTGGCCGCCTCCGCCGGCGCCTGGGGCTCTTTCAACCACCAGGGCCAGATCTGCATGGCTGCCGGCCGCCACGTCGTGGTGGCTGATGTCGTGGAGGGGTACACCGAACGACTCGCCCGTCGCGCGGACAAGCTCGCCGTCGGCGACCCGTGGCGGTTGGATCCGGATCTCGGACCGATCGTGAACCACGCCCAGTTGAACCGGGTGGCCGAGATAGTCGCGGAGTCCGTACGGCAGGGGGCGCGGATCCGTGCCGGCGGAACGCACGACGGTCTGTTCTACCGGCCGACCGTGCTGGACAACGTCACCCCGGACATGCCCGTCTTCACCGAGGAGATCTTCGGACCGGTCGCACCGGTGATCGTGGCCGACGACGAGGACGACGCGGTACGGCTCGCCAACGCCACTCCCTACGGGCTCGTCGCGGCGGTGCAGACCCGCGGCCCGGCACGCGGTCTGGCCGTAGCAGGCCGGCTGAAGACCGGGATTGTACACGTCAACGACCAGACTGTCGCAGACAATGCGTTCGTTCCCTTCGGCGGTCGCGGCGCGTCGGGAAACGGCACCCGCTACGGCGCCGGGCACAGTTGGGACGAGTTCACCCAGTGGCAGTGGTTGACTGTATGCGAGACCACCCGGCCCGGGCCGTTCTGA
- a CDS encoding sensor histidine kinase — MSRVRQVVLAAAGVETAFYAWALASDRLVREPVWSNAAGTHLSRLVAVLALLTTGWAFVAAGLAVATRDPGNPIGRLAVGCGLSWPLLGLSGIDQPLIYTLGNLAPALFLLTYVRLLVSFPDGSVTGRLQRLTATVSTVAVPVVIVGTEMLVSPADAGCDCPPSLLLVTADFPGRSLAHSLLTALTVPVIALIVATVIVQWRQGPPWRRRAVAPAFVGAVFAPIMFGVANLDALVDRSGGDRRGTVAVSIVIVGLGCWPLGLLFGMARTRWDRAAIADLAVALAGPVTTGGVQRALTTALREPGLRLYYWLPDRQAYVDVDGRDVSPMGWSDSGRATVLESEDGPIAVVVHDPWLRAEPALVRAALATARLSIENERLHADLQTQLREVVRSRARIVEAAAAGRRQIERDLHDGAQQRLVNLVTVLALAQTQLARGEPATVVGSTVREAVTEVTRALDELRDIARGIHPAVLTSAGLAAALESLSETAPVPVKVVSMSDRRLPQPIEETLYYVACEAITNAAKHAQAQQIQVRVETSDGEVLLTVDDDGVGGADPEGSGLRGLSDRVEAVGGRFSVYSRFGEGTRVQARLPAD, encoded by the coding sequence GTGAGCCGTGTTCGACAGGTCGTGCTCGCCGCGGCGGGCGTCGAGACGGCTTTCTACGCCTGGGCGCTGGCCAGCGACCGGCTGGTCCGGGAACCGGTCTGGAGTAACGCCGCAGGAACCCACCTGTCGCGGTTGGTGGCGGTCCTCGCGCTGCTGACCACGGGCTGGGCCTTCGTCGCCGCCGGGCTCGCCGTGGCCACTCGCGACCCCGGCAATCCGATCGGAAGGCTCGCCGTCGGATGCGGGCTCTCCTGGCCGCTGCTGGGACTCAGCGGCATCGATCAGCCGCTGATCTACACACTGGGCAACCTGGCACCGGCGCTCTTCCTGTTGACGTACGTGCGACTGTTGGTGAGCTTTCCCGACGGATCGGTCACCGGGCGACTGCAGCGGCTGACGGCGACGGTCTCGACCGTCGCCGTGCCCGTCGTCATCGTCGGTACGGAGATGCTGGTCAGCCCTGCCGACGCCGGATGCGACTGCCCGCCGAGCCTCCTGCTGGTCACTGCGGACTTCCCGGGCCGATCGCTGGCGCACTCCTTGCTCACCGCCTTGACGGTGCCCGTCATCGCCCTCATCGTCGCCACCGTCATCGTGCAGTGGCGCCAGGGCCCGCCGTGGCGCCGACGGGCGGTCGCGCCGGCGTTCGTCGGGGCAGTCTTCGCGCCGATCATGTTCGGTGTGGCGAACCTGGACGCCCTTGTCGACCGCTCCGGCGGGGATCGGCGCGGGACGGTCGCCGTGTCCATCGTGATCGTCGGGCTGGGCTGTTGGCCGCTGGGCCTGCTGTTCGGGATGGCACGGACACGTTGGGACCGAGCCGCGATCGCTGATCTTGCGGTTGCCCTCGCCGGCCCGGTCACGACCGGCGGGGTGCAGCGGGCTCTCACCACAGCGCTGCGCGAGCCCGGTCTGCGGCTGTACTACTGGCTGCCCGACCGGCAGGCCTACGTAGATGTCGACGGGCGAGACGTGTCACCGATGGGTTGGAGCGACAGTGGGCGGGCGACCGTACTCGAGTCCGAGGACGGCCCGATCGCAGTTGTCGTGCATGACCCGTGGCTCCGCGCGGAGCCGGCGCTCGTGCGGGCCGCGCTGGCCACCGCCCGGCTGTCGATCGAGAACGAACGGCTGCATGCCGACCTCCAGACGCAGCTGCGCGAAGTGGTGCGGTCCCGGGCGCGGATCGTGGAAGCGGCTGCCGCCGGTCGTCGACAGATCGAGCGCGACCTGCACGACGGCGCCCAGCAGCGGCTGGTGAACCTCGTGACGGTGCTGGCGCTGGCTCAGACGCAGTTGGCCAGGGGTGAGCCCGCCACTGTCGTGGGCAGCACCGTGAGGGAGGCCGTCACCGAGGTCACGCGGGCGCTGGACGAGCTGCGCGACATCGCTCGCGGCATCCACCCGGCCGTGCTCACCAGCGCCGGGCTGGCCGCCGCGCTCGAGTCGCTGAGCGAGACCGCGCCGGTACCGGTGAAGGTGGTCAGCATGTCGGACCGCCGACTGCCTCAGCCGATCGAAGAGACCCTGTACTACGTGGCGTGCGAGGCCATCACCAACGCGGCCAAGCATGCCCAGGCCCAGCAGATCCAGGTGCGGGTGGAGACGAGCGACGGCGAGGTACTGCTGACCGTCGACGATGACGGCGTGGGCGGCGCTGACCCCGAGGGCTCGGGGTTACGCGGACTGTCCGACCGGGTGGAGGCGGTCGGCGGCCGGTTCAGCGTGTACAGCAGGTTCGGCGAAGGTACCCGGGTCCAGGCGCGCCTCCCGGCCGACTGA
- the dpgA gene encoding 3,5-dihydroxyphenylacetyl-CoA synthase DpgA — translation MTVHLQPATAAPHGTATISEFDRRSPRILGFGTAVPSTSYTQTQLLHLFGIADPRVRSVFANSAIDRRFLTLPPAGPDGARQLETQGQLLHKHREQTVDMGARALESCLKHINAQLTDVRYLCCVTSTGFLTPGVSALLIRELGLEADCARLDVVGMGCNAGLNGLTATAAWAAAKPGELAILLCVEACSAAYVMDGTMRTSVVNSLFGDGAAAIAVRSDDSGERSGPQLLRFTSLIIPEAVGAMRYDWDDTAGKFSFYLDRDIPYVVGAHAERAIDALLAGTGVRRGDIAHWVIHPGGKKVIDSVMVNLGLTRHDVRHTAGVLREYGNVSSASFLFAYARLAEEEIIAPGEYGVLMTMGPGTTIETALVRW, via the coding sequence GAAGGAGTCCCCGAATCCTAGGATTCGGCACCGCGGTTCCCTCCACGTCGTACACCCAGACCCAACTCCTACACCTGTTCGGCATCGCCGACCCGCGCGTGCGATCCGTCTTCGCCAACAGCGCGATCGACCGGCGTTTCCTCACCCTGCCACCGGCGGGTCCCGACGGCGCCCGGCAGCTGGAGACGCAGGGACAACTCCTGCACAAGCACCGCGAACAGACCGTCGACATGGGTGCCCGAGCGTTGGAAAGCTGCCTGAAGCACATCAACGCCCAGCTCACCGACGTACGGTACCTGTGCTGCGTGACCTCAACCGGCTTTCTCACCCCGGGGGTCAGTGCCCTGCTGATCCGGGAACTGGGCCTGGAGGCCGACTGTGCCCGGCTCGACGTAGTGGGCATGGGCTGCAACGCGGGACTCAACGGACTCACCGCAACCGCGGCGTGGGCGGCTGCGAAACCCGGCGAGCTTGCGATCCTGCTGTGCGTCGAGGCATGCTCGGCGGCCTATGTGATGGACGGCACCATGCGCACGTCGGTGGTGAACAGCCTCTTCGGCGACGGGGCCGCTGCCATCGCCGTGCGATCCGACGACAGTGGCGAGCGCAGCGGACCCCAATTGTTGCGCTTCACCAGCCTCATAATTCCCGAGGCGGTCGGTGCGATGCGCTACGACTGGGACGATACCGCCGGGAAGTTCAGTTTCTACCTCGACCGCGACATTCCGTATGTCGTCGGCGCGCACGCCGAACGGGCGATCGACGCTCTTCTGGCCGGCACCGGGGTGCGGCGCGGCGACATCGCCCACTGGGTCATTCACCCGGGCGGTAAGAAGGTCATCGACTCGGTGATGGTGAACCTGGGTCTGACCCGGCACGACGTTCGACACACCGCTGGTGTCCTGCGCGAGTACGGCAACGTTTCCAGCGCCTCGTTCCTGTTCGCGTACGCGCGGCTGGCCGAAGAGGAGATCATCGCGCCGGGCGAGTACGGCGTCCTGATGACAATGGGGCCCGGTACCACCATCGAGACCGCCCTGGTGCGCTGGTGA
- the dpgB gene encoding enoyl-CoA-hydratase DpgB, with the protein MEGSADTYVSISAASLPALVHELAAGCDRADAAGPDSVLLVHLHGGATGDGTGWPGDVGIHEVTRWERTLRRLERLAGPSVAVAEGDCVGPAMEVLLSTDYRIATGDLRLRPSAPRGTPWPGMAIHRLVHQIGVARARRLVLFGEEIDAATAAELGLVDDITDDIAQSVRTVADALRTRGGTDLPIRRRLLLDAAATTFEDALGAHLAACDRHLRTARTEVMP; encoded by the coding sequence GTGGAAGGTTCCGCCGACACGTACGTGTCGATCTCGGCCGCATCGCTGCCCGCGCTTGTGCACGAGCTGGCCGCGGGCTGCGACCGGGCGGACGCCGCCGGGCCGGACTCCGTGCTGCTGGTGCACCTCCACGGCGGCGCCACGGGCGACGGGACGGGCTGGCCCGGCGACGTCGGCATCCACGAGGTCACCCGTTGGGAACGCACACTGCGACGCCTGGAACGGCTGGCGGGACCGAGTGTCGCAGTGGCCGAGGGCGACTGCGTCGGGCCGGCGATGGAGGTGCTGCTGTCCACCGACTACCGCATCGCCACGGGGGACCTGCGACTACGCCCGTCGGCGCCGAGAGGCACACCGTGGCCGGGCATGGCGATACACCGCTTGGTGCACCAGATCGGGGTGGCCCGCGCTCGGCGCCTGGTGCTGTTCGGCGAGGAGATCGACGCCGCCACGGCCGCGGAACTCGGGCTGGTCGACGACATTACCGACGACATCGCGCAGAGCGTCCGCACCGTGGCCGATGCACTACGCACCCGCGGTGGTACCGATCTGCCGATACGGCGCCGGCTGCTGCTGGACGCGGCGGCCACGACCTTCGAGGACGCGCTCGGGGCTCACCTTGCCGCCTGTGACCGACACCTGCGTACCGCACGGACCGAGGTCATGCCATGA